Sequence from the Armatimonadota bacterium genome:
CACAAAGCGCAAGAAGCCGTCGCTGTTGTCCGAAGGGGGACCACTGGGCGTTCTTTTCCGTCGATCACGCAAGCAAGACGACGCTGGCGACGATTCTGTGTCAGCGGACGATGCAACGCCAAAGGAACAGGCAAAGACACCCTCTCGCGCAAAAGCACGAAAGGCGACGCGCAAAAAGACAACCGCCAAAAAACCAACCGTCCGCAAGAAGACCAGTAGGGGCAAAAAGCTGACGCGCGAAGAACAAATTCTGGCAAACATCTCCTGGCGACCGGCCTCGGCAGAACCTGAGTCAAAAGAAGAGCCCGCATCGAAAGAGTCTGCCCGGGCACCCTCTAAGAAGAGGACGCCAAGCACCGAGGGCAAGACCCAGCTCGCCGCGCTTATAGAAGGCGAGAAACCAACTAAGCCGAAGAGCACGCGACAAGTCTCAGACGAAAAGAAGCCATCGACGCCGCGCAAGACCACTGCTCGCGCAAAGTCCGTTCCAGACAAGCAGATGCGTCCGAAGCGCGAGCCGGTACCGACGCCCGAGGATGCAGCGCAAGTAGTGCTTCACCGCGGACGGCCCGTGATCGTCTTTAAGAAGCAGATTATTCCGCCGATCAGCTTCTACGCCGCCGCCGACTCGGACGAGAAGTTTAAGACCGTGCTCGAGCAGATTCAGCTTGCCTCCGAAGGCGGCGTCCATCTGTTTTCAATCCTCGTCAAGTTCCAGGTCGATTCGACTGGCGTCAAGAAGGCTGTCGACGAGATCGTCAAGCGCAGCAAGGCGATTCTCAAGGTCGATCCGGACGCGAAGATCGTGCCCCGGTGCATGTTCGTCGCACCTGACGACTGGCGCGAGGCTTACAAGAACGCTCGCTACGGCAAGCAGACCGAGCCCAGCATCTGCGACGACGAGTATTGGGGCGCTGCCGGCAAATACCTGACTCAGTTCGTGCGAAAGCTCCAAAAGAGCGCCGTGGCCAAGAGCATCCTTGGACTGCACATCGACCGCGACCAGTGGTATCACTCAGATTCATCGGCGTACGACAACTCCCCTGCCGCGAACAAGGAGTTCCAGATCTGGCTGCGGCACCGCTACAGCGACGACGTCGTGTCGTTGCGCGCCGCCTGGTACGACGGTTCTATCGAGTTCAGCTCTGCTGCGGTGCCGGAACACACCGAGGCGAGAGCCGGCGAGGAGTTTGTTCGGACTGGGCGCAAGGCTAGGCGCTGGGTCGACTATCACCTTTTTCTGAGCGACATCACTTTTGATCGCATCGCCGAACTCGCGCATATTATAAAGCTGGCCAGCGACGGCAGATTCATGGTGGGCGTCAGCTACGGCTACACGTTTGAATGGTCTCACCCGGCGAGCGGGCATCTCTCCTTGGGGAAGCTGCTCCGGTGCCGGGAGATCGACTACGTTGCGGGACCGCCCAGCTATCGCGGAAGAAGCCCGTCCGGTTCTGCGGCGTTTCCTGGGCCGATCGACAGCTTTGCGCTGAACGGAAAGCTGTTTATGAGCGAGCAGGACTTCAAGACTCCGATCAGCGGCCAGCAAGAGCCTGACGACTCCAACCCAGTCATGAAGACTCCTCAGGCGCTGGAGAGCGTGCATTGGAGAGGCGCTGGAGCCGCGCTCGCGCACGATGCAGGCGTCTGCTGGATGGACAGCTGGGGCGGCGGTTGGCTCAACTCCGCTGCGATCTGGGACCGCGCCGGTCGTGTTCGCCAGGAGATGATTCAGCGGATTGTGGTCCCGAACACCCCCCCGGACGTCGCGGTCTTCGTAGACGAGCGATCACTCGCGTACCTCGTCGACGAGAAGGCGTTCGAGGTTCTCGTGCAAGACGTCCGCGAACAGATATTGCGCAGCGGAATGAGCGTCGGATTCTATCTGCTCAGCGATCTCGCGCATCGCGAGAACTTTCCCGACGCGAAGCTCTACGTCTTCCTCAACGCCTGGGACATGCGGCCTGAAGTCCGCACAGCGATCAAGACCCGCTTGCAAAGGGATGGAAAGGTTTTATTCTGGCTGTACTGCGCGGGGCTGTTTGAGGCAGGTCGAGAGTCTCTGGAGAGGCTCAGAGAGGTTACCGGCATCGCTATCAAGCCCCAGCCGTTTCACTCCAAGTCGGGGACGACGCTGGTCAATATGCGCGATCCGCTCTGCTCCGCGCTTCCCGCCGAACGTGTCGCCGACGGCGGGGAGTTAGAGCCGAGCTACTATGCTATTCCCGAAGAAGGAACGGTCCTTGGCGAATACACTCAGACCGGCCTTGCGAGCTATCTGATCAAGGAGGCAGACGCGGACGGAAAGCCCGAACTCGCTTGGACGTCTGTGTTTCTCGGAGAGCCGGTCGTTTCTCCCGGATTCTTCCGGGCGCTCGGCGAACTTGCGCACGTGCACATTTGGAACTTTGACGACGACGTGCTGCACGTTCGTCCACCGTTCCTGACTGTTCACTGCAAGGGCGCAGGAGATCGGACGATCTTCTTGCCGCAAGGCTGGGCGGCGTACAACGTCTTAGGCAAAGATTGGGAAGAGCTTGATTCAAACAGTTTGAGGTTTTCCGCCATGGACGGCAGTACGCACGTCTTCCTCGTCGGCGTCAAGGCCGATCTAGAGGCGATGCTACAGGTCAATCCGAAAGACGTTCTGACTGTAGATTCGATCGAGCGAGGAGACGACGACGGCGCGGATCGGCACCACGCTCAGTTCGACGTACAGATAATGAAGCTGGACGAGTGGGTGGAAGCCAGTTGGACTGACGACATGGCGGACGATCTTTTGATAAAACCCTCGATGCTCGAAGTGGATGATGAGGAGCCCCAAACGGAACTCCACCGAGGCAGACGTCGAAAGCGCGACAGAAGAAGAAGGCCGAGGGAAACCGTTCCGTTCACAGATCGGCGCGAAGGTGCTGATCGCGACAGCGATCCGGCTGACGTAGGCGTCAACGTCATGTTCCGAAAGCGGGAGTAATCGGGTGGGTCACAGGTCAGGAACGGTGGCGGTCGTCGGCAGGCCGAACGTCGGCAAGAGCACCATCATCAACGCGCTGGTCGGCCAGAAGGTCTCTATCATCTCCGATAAGCCGCAGACAACGCGCAACAGGCTGCTCGGCATTGCAACCGATCCGGATTGGCAGATCGTATTCGTCGATACGCCCGGCATACACAAACCGAAGCATCGACTCGGTCGGGCGCTCAACGACGTCGCCAAACAGTCGATGTCCGGCGTCGATGCGCTCTTGATGGTCGTTGATATCAGTCGTGCTCCCGGTCCGGGGGACAGGATGATCGCCGATTGGACGTTGCAATCAGATGGCGAAATCGGAATCACGCCTCGCCGAATCCTCTGTCTGAACAAAATGGACCTCCTCAAGGCGAAAGACGTGGAGGCCCGATACGAATCGTATCAGGCGATGTTCCAGCCGGACGAGATTATGATGACGAGCTGCACGCGCGTTCAGAACCTTGATCTGCTGACCGGGCTGCTCGTAGCTTCGCTGCCTGAAGGCGAGCCGCTGTACGACGATGACTCCGTTACGGATCAGAGCGTCCAATTCTTGGCGGCCGAGATGGTTCGCGAGAAGCTCCTTCACGCCACGCGCGAAGAGCTGCCGCACGCTATTTCAACTTACGTCGAGAGTTGGGAGGAGGAAGACGGATTGGTGGACATCTCGGTCGTCATCCTCGTGGAGCGAGATAGCCAGAAGGCGATCGTGATCGGCAAGAAAGGCCAGATGCTCAAGAAGGTCGGATCGCTTGCGCGTATAGAGATCGAGGAGATGATCGACTGCAAGGTTTTCCTATCGCTCTTCGTGAAGGTGCGGACCGATTGGCGGCAGAACCCGCGGATCCTGAAAGAGCTTGGCTATCTTTAGGGCGTCGCCCACTTTGTTGACGACTACTTCGTTGTCGCCTGGTCGTCGTCTGCCTACGGCGTCGTCTTAAGCACTACAACCCGGCGACGACTTAGCGGCCACCAGGCGTCGCCTGAATCTATCTTTGAACGTCGAACCAGGCCTCCACCATGCGATGATCCGAGTACTTCGTCT
This genomic interval carries:
- the era gene encoding GTPase Era produces the protein MGHRSGTVAVVGRPNVGKSTIINALVGQKVSIISDKPQTTRNRLLGIATDPDWQIVFVDTPGIHKPKHRLGRALNDVAKQSMSGVDALLMVVDISRAPGPGDRMIADWTLQSDGEIGITPRRILCLNKMDLLKAKDVEARYESYQAMFQPDEIMMTSCTRVQNLDLLTGLLVASLPEGEPLYDDDSVTDQSVQFLAAEMVREKLLHATREELPHAISTYVESWEEEDGLVDISVVILVERDSQKAIVIGKKGQMLKKVGSLARIEIEEMIDCKVFLSLFVKVRTDWRQNPRILKELGYL